A single Actinomadura algeriensis DNA region contains:
- a CDS encoding solute symporter family protein, which translates to MTELTFGVFVVFVLITVGITVWARANTRGADDFYAGGRKFSGAQNGTALAGDYMSAASFLGIAGLIALSGYDGFLYSIGFLVAWLLALLLVGVVRNAGRFTLADVLAQRVRREPPVRRAAVVSTVTVSVFYLLAQMVGAGALVSMLLGVNPGERFLGMSAGAAETVTIVVVGMLMICYVMFGGMKGTTWVQIVKAVLLMAGTVVLTVLVLSRFGYSPSAMLGAAADASGRGDAFLQPGLRYGRDVEGDAYRTIIGKLDFFSLALALVLGTVGLPHIVTRFFTVPDARAARTSVSWAIGLVGAFYLMTLALGFGAAALVGRERIAAQDPSGNTAALQLAHAVGVHAAGEVGGDVLLAFTGAVAFATILAVVSGLVLASSTSLAHDYFGQVLMFGRPRESQEVAVARVAAFLIGTIAVVLAVVARDLNVAFLVALAFAIAASANLPPIVLSLFWRRFNSAGAVAGIYGGLGSSLLLVIFSPVVSGKTDPVTGRSLSLFPAGVDFHLFPLENPGIVSVPIGFACAVAGTLLAREKADPLRYDDLSVRALTGTGAH; encoded by the coding sequence GTGACGGAACTGACCTTCGGGGTGTTCGTCGTCTTCGTCCTGATCACCGTCGGCATCACGGTGTGGGCGCGCGCCAACACGCGGGGAGCGGACGACTTCTACGCGGGCGGCCGGAAGTTCTCCGGCGCGCAGAACGGGACGGCGCTCGCGGGCGACTACATGTCGGCGGCGTCGTTCCTCGGCATCGCGGGACTCATCGCACTGTCCGGCTACGACGGATTCCTGTACTCGATCGGGTTCCTCGTCGCGTGGCTGCTCGCGCTCCTGCTCGTCGGCGTCGTGCGCAACGCCGGACGGTTCACGCTCGCGGACGTCCTCGCGCAGCGCGTCCGGCGGGAACCCCCGGTGCGGCGCGCGGCCGTCGTCTCGACGGTCACGGTGTCGGTCTTCTACCTGCTCGCCCAGATGGTCGGGGCCGGGGCGCTCGTGTCGATGCTGCTCGGTGTGAACCCCGGTGAGCGGTTCCTGGGGATGTCGGCCGGTGCCGCCGAAACGGTCACGATCGTCGTGGTCGGCATGCTGATGATCTGTTACGTCATGTTCGGCGGGATGAAGGGCACGACCTGGGTCCAGATCGTCAAGGCCGTGCTGCTGATGGCGGGCACGGTCGTCCTGACGGTCCTGGTGCTGAGCCGGTTCGGGTACAGCCCCAGCGCGATGCTGGGGGCGGCGGCGGACGCGAGCGGGCGCGGCGACGCGTTCCTGCAGCCCGGACTCCGGTACGGCAGGGACGTCGAGGGCGACGCCTACCGGACGATCATCGGCAAGCTCGACTTCTTCAGCCTCGCGCTCGCGCTCGTCCTCGGCACGGTCGGGCTCCCGCACATCGTCACCCGGTTCTTCACCGTGCCGGACGCCCGCGCCGCGCGCACGTCGGTGTCCTGGGCGATCGGGCTCGTCGGCGCGTTCTACCTGATGACGCTCGCGCTCGGCTTCGGCGCGGCGGCCCTCGTCGGACGGGAGAGGATCGCCGCGCAGGACCCGTCGGGCAACACCGCCGCGCTGCAGCTCGCGCACGCCGTCGGGGTGCACGCCGCCGGGGAGGTCGGCGGGGACGTCCTGCTCGCGTTCACCGGCGCGGTCGCGTTCGCGACGATCCTCGCCGTGGTGTCGGGCCTGGTGCTGGCGTCGTCGACGTCGCTGGCGCACGACTACTTCGGCCAGGTGCTGATGTTCGGACGCCCCCGCGAATCGCAGGAGGTCGCGGTCGCGCGGGTCGCCGCGTTCCTCATCGGGACGATCGCGGTCGTCCTCGCCGTCGTCGCCCGCGACCTGAACGTCGCGTTCCTGGTGGCGCTGGCGTTCGCGATCGCCGCGTCGGCGAACCTGCCCCCGATCGTGCTGTCGCTGTTCTGGCGGCGGTTCAACTCGGCGGGCGCGGTCGCCGGGATCTACGGCGGGCTCGGCAGCTCGCTGCTGCTCGTGATCTTCTCGCCGGTCGTGTCGGGCAAGACCGACCCGGTGACCGGGCGGAGCCTGTCGCTGTTCCCCGCCGGCGTCGACTTCCACCTGTTCCCGCTGGAGAACCCCGGGATCGTCTCCGTCCCGATCGGGTTCGCGTGCGCGGTCGCCGGGACGCTCCTCGCCCGCGAGAAGGCCGACCCGCTGCGCTACGACGACCTGTCCGTGCGGGCCCTCACCGGCACCGGCGCGCACTGA
- a CDS encoding phosphotransferase yields the protein MTTALADHHPGAVVGDVKLLTQDDGTNRRARFALAYTTGSGPERVFLKAEGEHREVHDRNGNLFNEPNLYSSNAPLPVDHPLVYKVVIDRPRLDYVIVMEDVTSRGGTPRDATRPLTVDQAANGVRSLARLHSRYWGFPANPRLAWVQTWAPTEGFQSGLRTHTPKGLARGGEHLPSEVAGHNGDDIVDLWAAFVSTLHREPTTLLHADAHIGNTYVLPNDDVGFLDWQVVRRGGWAQDVGYFLMGALTIEDRRRNEAALLEEYRAALQVPARPSADEAWRHYRASAAYGLAIWLSTLGTDGYQPPEVSLTLAQRYATAFVDLATKSALTNTLP from the coding sequence ATGACCACGGCCCTGGCAGATCACCACCCCGGGGCCGTGGTCGGCGACGTGAAGCTGCTGACCCAGGACGACGGCACCAACCGCCGCGCCCGCTTCGCCCTCGCCTACACGACCGGCTCGGGCCCGGAACGCGTCTTCCTAAAGGCCGAGGGCGAACACCGCGAGGTGCACGACCGCAACGGCAACCTGTTCAACGAGCCGAACCTGTACAGCTCGAACGCTCCCCTTCCCGTCGACCACCCGCTCGTCTACAAGGTCGTCATCGACCGGCCCCGGCTGGACTACGTGATCGTGATGGAGGACGTGACGTCCCGAGGCGGCACCCCACGGGACGCGACCCGTCCGCTGACCGTCGACCAGGCCGCCAACGGAGTACGTTCCCTGGCCCGGCTGCACAGCCGCTACTGGGGATTCCCCGCGAACCCGCGACTCGCCTGGGTGCAGACGTGGGCGCCCACGGAAGGCTTCCAGTCCGGACTGCGAACCCACACCCCCAAGGGCCTCGCGCGCGGCGGGGAGCATCTCCCCTCCGAAGTCGCCGGACACAACGGCGACGACATCGTGGACCTCTGGGCCGCCTTCGTCTCCACCCTCCACCGCGAACCAACGACCCTCCTGCACGCCGACGCCCACATCGGCAACACCTACGTCCTCCCCAACGACGACGTCGGCTTCCTCGACTGGCAGGTCGTCCGCCGCGGAGGCTGGGCCCAGGACGTCGGCTACTTCCTGATGGGCGCCCTCACCATCGAAGACCGACGCCGCAACGAGGCCGCCCTCCTCGAGGAGTACCGCGCGGCCCTGCAGGTGCCGGCTCGTCCGTCCGCCGACGAAGCCTGGCGCCACTACCGAGCCTCAGCCGCCTACGGCCTGGCGATCTGGCTGTCGACACTGGGCACGGACGGCTACCAACCCCCCGAGGTCTCCCTGACCCTCGCCCAACGCTACGCAACCGCGTTCGTCGACCTGGCAACGAAATCCGCCCTGACGAACACCCTCCCGTAA
- a CDS encoding TerD family protein, which produces MTWLTVAVLFASTIGEARVERLCKGANVALTALTQVTGPVIVALHWTDPSGEGGGDADVAALLVGASGKVRGDADFVFYNQPAAAEGAVQLLGKAPTGGGSEDRVLLDLAALPDDVERVVVTAGRYAGATFGELGDLGVTLYDASGTALVRFDIDDAGPETAFIFGELYRRGGDWKFRAVGQGYASGLAGLATEFGISVDDDEAEAETEGGEDGGPAREASSPEPGKPPARAGTGKVRTRKKRRSTLPKPKVDLADHASWQRSRLFPVSGLRSEQERETRATSMLLAVMAQVPEFGRRLTARFGAPAGTVQTFTETSFPHGDGKVRPDGVLRVGRAGRVWTALVETKTGGSPLKAAQVEAYLEVAARNGYEAVITLSNDVALDGEHPLTVDRRRVRKTALRHLSWAEVAHEAHMLCHHHGLADPVHAWLLGELLHYLRHDNAGCQGFQDMGPGWVPVRDAIRAGTLRPGDRYVERVAENWERLVRQLCLRLSGETGGNVAPVVRRGRGGDAAVRRAGVVASLVERGRMGAEVRMPDTGGPVRVEADLRTGQIETSVEIPAARRARALTRVQWLLRQLSDAPPELRVEALPDGCAEGPCDLLRNLAGEPGLLVPSGGGEIVAFRLSLATGMGARRGTDETGFVRSVDAAVDRFHQGVLRAVKEEAPAGA; this is translated from the coding sequence GTGACCTGGCTCACGGTGGCCGTGCTGTTCGCATCGACGATCGGGGAGGCGCGCGTGGAGCGGTTGTGCAAGGGGGCCAATGTCGCACTGACGGCGTTGACGCAGGTGACGGGTCCGGTCATCGTCGCGTTGCACTGGACGGACCCGTCCGGCGAAGGCGGCGGGGACGCGGACGTCGCCGCTCTGCTCGTCGGCGCGTCCGGAAAGGTGCGCGGGGACGCCGACTTCGTCTTCTACAACCAGCCCGCCGCCGCCGAGGGGGCGGTGCAGCTGCTCGGCAAGGCGCCGACCGGCGGCGGCAGCGAGGACCGCGTCCTGCTCGACCTCGCCGCACTGCCGGACGACGTCGAGCGCGTCGTGGTGACGGCCGGACGGTACGCGGGCGCGACGTTCGGCGAACTGGGCGACCTCGGCGTGACGCTGTACGACGCGTCCGGCACGGCGCTCGTCCGGTTCGACATCGACGACGCGGGGCCGGAGACGGCGTTCATCTTCGGGGAGCTGTACCGCAGGGGCGGGGACTGGAAGTTCCGGGCGGTCGGGCAGGGCTACGCGTCGGGATTGGCCGGGCTCGCCACCGAGTTCGGCATCAGCGTCGATGACGATGAGGCCGAGGCCGAGACCGAGGGCGGCGAGGACGGCGGGCCCGCTCGGGAGGCCTCCTCCCCGGAGCCGGGGAAGCCGCCGGCGCGCGCCGGGACCGGGAAGGTGCGGACGCGCAAGAAGCGGCGCAGCACGCTGCCGAAGCCGAAGGTCGATCTGGCGGACCACGCGTCCTGGCAGCGGTCGAGGCTGTTCCCGGTGTCGGGCCTGCGCAGCGAGCAGGAGCGGGAGACGCGCGCGACGTCCATGCTGCTGGCGGTGATGGCGCAGGTTCCCGAGTTCGGGCGGCGGCTGACGGCCCGGTTCGGTGCCCCGGCGGGGACCGTCCAGACGTTCACCGAGACCTCCTTCCCGCACGGCGACGGCAAGGTGCGGCCGGACGGCGTGCTCCGCGTCGGGCGCGCCGGCCGCGTCTGGACGGCGCTCGTGGAGACCAAGACCGGCGGCAGCCCGCTGAAGGCCGCGCAGGTCGAGGCGTACCTGGAGGTCGCGGCGCGCAACGGCTACGAGGCCGTCATCACGCTGTCGAACGATGTCGCGCTGGACGGCGAGCATCCGCTGACGGTCGACCGGCGGCGGGTGCGCAAGACGGCGCTGCGGCATCTGTCGTGGGCGGAGGTCGCGCACGAGGCGCACATGCTGTGCCACCATCACGGGCTCGCGGACCCGGTGCACGCCTGGCTGCTGGGGGAACTGCTGCACTACCTGCGGCACGACAACGCCGGATGCCAGGGGTTCCAGGACATGGGGCCCGGGTGGGTGCCGGTCCGGGACGCGATCAGGGCGGGGACGCTGCGTCCCGGCGACCGGTACGTCGAGCGGGTCGCGGAGAACTGGGAACGGCTCGTCCGGCAGCTCTGCCTGCGGCTGAGCGGGGAGACGGGCGGCAACGTCGCGCCGGTGGTGCGGCGCGGGCGGGGCGGGGACGCCGCCGTGCGGCGGGCCGGGGTGGTGGCGTCGCTCGTCGAGCGGGGCCGGATGGGCGCCGAGGTGCGGATGCCGGACACGGGCGGTCCGGTGCGCGTCGAGGCGGACCTGCGAACCGGGCAGATCGAGACGAGCGTGGAGATTCCGGCGGCCCGGCGGGCGCGGGCCCTGACGCGGGTGCAGTGGCTGCTGCGGCAGCTGTCCGACGCGCCGCCGGAGCTGCGCGTGGAGGCGCTGCCGGACGGGTGCGCGGAGGGGCCGTGCGACCTGCTGCGGAACCTCGCGGGGGAGCCGGGGTTGCTGGTGCCGTCCGGCGGCGGGGAGATCGTCGCGTTCCGGCTGTCGCTGGCCACCGGCATGGGCGCCCGGCGCGGGACGGACGAGACGGGCTTCGTGCGGAGCGTCGACGCGGCCGTCGACCGCTTCCACCAGGGGGTTCTCCGGGCGGTCAAGGAGGAGGCCCCGGCGGGGGCGTAG
- a CDS encoding ABC transporter permease: MTALAGTPGTVRLVLRRDRFLLPLWVLVISVLPANFAATFQGLYPTAADRLGYAATSGTNPTFLAMYGPLYDTGIGGLVTQRSGFIPIALGLISALVVIRHTRVEEEAGRRELLGSTVVGRQAALAAALLVTAAANLAVAALITATTAAQGQPFAGSLALGLQMAAGGIVFAAVAGVTAQLSESAGTARGLAFAALGGAFVLRMAADTGGEGNSLAWLGWLSPLGWAQRLRPFGDERWWLLVPLVLLTLALTAAAWRLSTRRDVAAGVLPPRPGPAGASPRLNGPFGLAWRLQSRPLYGWLAGFAALGLVFGGVAGGMDDLINDNPDLQEIITDLGGATTVTDAYFAMVMNMLGLLAAGHAVSATLKLRTEESTHAEPLLATPTGRLHWASSHLLFALAGPAAGLAVGGLLAALVHDAGRLPDLLTAALAQLPAVWLIAAIALALFGLVPRLTPVSWAAVAVATLVTLVGPMLDAGQWALDLSPFTHLPKLPGGDVTPTPFIYLLALTAALTAIGLTTFRRRDLSLA; this comes from the coding sequence GTGACCGCGCTCGCCGGCACCCCCGGGACGGTGCGCCTGGTCCTGCGCCGCGACCGGTTCCTCCTCCCCCTCTGGGTGCTCGTGATCTCCGTGCTCCCGGCGAACTTCGCCGCGACGTTCCAGGGGCTCTACCCCACCGCGGCCGACCGCCTCGGCTACGCCGCCACCAGCGGGACGAACCCGACGTTCCTCGCGATGTACGGCCCGCTGTACGACACGGGCATCGGCGGCCTCGTCACCCAGCGGTCCGGTTTCATCCCGATCGCCCTCGGGCTGATCTCCGCGCTCGTCGTCATCCGGCACACCCGCGTCGAGGAAGAGGCCGGACGGCGCGAACTCCTCGGCTCCACGGTCGTCGGCCGCCAGGCGGCCCTCGCCGCCGCGCTCCTGGTGACCGCCGCCGCGAACCTCGCCGTCGCCGCGCTCATCACCGCCACGACGGCCGCGCAGGGCCAGCCCTTCGCGGGCTCCCTCGCGCTCGGCCTGCAGATGGCCGCGGGCGGCATCGTCTTCGCCGCGGTCGCGGGCGTCACCGCCCAGCTCTCCGAGAGCGCCGGCACCGCCCGCGGGCTCGCGTTCGCCGCACTCGGCGGCGCGTTCGTTCTGCGGATGGCCGCCGACACCGGCGGCGAGGGCAACTCCCTCGCCTGGCTCGGCTGGCTGTCCCCCCTCGGCTGGGCCCAGCGCCTCCGCCCCTTCGGCGACGAACGCTGGTGGCTGCTCGTCCCGCTCGTCCTCCTCACCCTCGCGCTCACCGCCGCCGCTTGGCGCCTGTCGACCCGCCGCGACGTCGCCGCGGGCGTCCTGCCCCCGCGCCCCGGCCCGGCCGGCGCGTCCCCCCGCCTGAACGGCCCGTTCGGACTCGCCTGGCGTCTGCAGAGCCGTCCGCTCTACGGCTGGCTCGCGGGCTTCGCCGCCCTCGGCCTCGTCTTCGGCGGCGTCGCGGGCGGGATGGACGACCTCATCAACGACAACCCCGACCTGCAAGAGATCATCACCGACCTGGGCGGCGCCACGACCGTCACCGACGCCTACTTCGCGATGGTGATGAACATGCTCGGCCTCCTCGCCGCGGGCCACGCCGTCTCCGCGACCCTCAAGCTCCGCACCGAGGAGTCGACGCACGCCGAACCCCTCCTCGCCACCCCGACGGGCCGCCTGCACTGGGCGTCCAGCCACCTGCTGTTCGCCCTCGCCGGCCCCGCCGCCGGCCTGGCCGTCGGCGGCCTCCTCGCCGCGCTCGTCCACGACGCCGGCCGGCTCCCCGACCTCCTGACCGCCGCCCTGGCCCAGCTCCCGGCCGTCTGGCTGATCGCCGCGATCGCCCTCGCGCTCTTCGGCCTCGTCCCCCGCCTGACCCCCGTGAGCTGGGCCGCGGTCGCCGTCGCGACCCTCGTCACCCTCGTCGGCCCCATGCTCGACGCGGGGCAGTGGGCCCTCGACCTCTCACCCTTCACCCATCTCCCGAAGCTCCCCGGCGGAGACGTCACCCCGACCCCGTTCATTTACCTCCTGGCCCTGACCGCGGCCCTGACGGCCATAGGACTGACGACCTTCCGCCGCCGAGACCTCTCCCTGGCCTGA
- a CDS encoding TetR/AcrR family transcriptional regulator: MGERREPEDLTTRARIRDAAMTQFAELGEKGATIRGIAKAAGVSPALVQHHFKNKATLRKACDAYAIDAIRRVKEEGLSGGMANPNFLTLAMQTALPVQQYIARALVDDSDAARALFDDAVRFSEDILTHGTPDTRNPTTDDLHAYAAVITAMNFGLVVLNEHLSRALGSDILTEEGYPRLAMALLDVHTDNLLTPELEAQTRAALRKMRDSDA; encoded by the coding sequence GTGGGCGAGCGGCGGGAGCCGGAAGACCTGACGACGCGCGCACGGATCAGGGACGCGGCGATGACGCAGTTCGCCGAACTCGGGGAGAAGGGCGCCACGATCCGGGGCATCGCGAAGGCCGCCGGGGTCTCGCCCGCGCTGGTGCAGCACCACTTCAAGAACAAGGCGACACTGCGCAAGGCGTGCGACGCCTACGCGATCGACGCGATCCGCCGGGTCAAGGAAGAGGGCCTGTCCGGCGGCATGGCGAACCCGAACTTCCTGACGCTCGCGATGCAGACCGCACTACCCGTCCAGCAGTACATCGCGCGCGCACTGGTGGACGACTCCGACGCGGCGCGCGCGCTGTTCGACGACGCGGTGCGGTTCAGCGAGGACATCCTCACGCACGGAACCCCGGACACGCGAAACCCCACCACCGACGATCTGCACGCCTACGCGGCCGTCATCACCGCCATGAACTTCGGCCTCGTCGTGCTGAACGAACACCTTTCCCGCGCGCTGGGCTCCGACATCCTCACCGAGGAGGGCTACCCCCGGCTCGCCATGGCGCTCCTTGACGTCCACACCGACAACCTGCTCACGCCGGAGCTGGAGGCGCAGACCCGCGCGGCCTTGCGGAAGATGCGGGACTCCGATGCCTGA
- a CDS encoding ABC transporter ATP-binding protein: protein MTQTPPVQISGLVKNFGRTRALDGLDLEVRPGEVHGFLGPNGAGKSTTIRVLLGLLRADAGTVRLLGGDPWRDATELHRHLAYVPGDVTLWPNLSGGEVIDLLGRMRGGLNAARRAELLDRFELDPRKKGRAYSKGNRQKVGLVAALSSEAELLILDEPTSGLDPLMEEVFQECVREERDKGRTVLLSSHILSEVEALCDRVTIIRRGAAVETGTLAGLRHLTRTSIDADLAAPPDGLSRLPGVHDLRVDGARVRCEVDTDRLDDVLKHLTSTGVRSLTSRPPTLEELFLRHYKEAS, encoded by the coding sequence GTGACACAGACGCCCCCTGTCCAGATTTCCGGCCTGGTGAAGAACTTCGGACGGACGCGCGCGCTCGACGGGCTGGACCTCGAGGTCCGTCCCGGCGAGGTGCACGGCTTCCTCGGCCCGAACGGGGCCGGGAAGTCGACGACCATCCGCGTCCTGCTCGGCCTGCTGCGCGCCGACGCCGGCACCGTCCGGCTCCTCGGCGGCGACCCGTGGCGGGACGCGACCGAGCTGCACCGCCACCTCGCGTACGTCCCCGGCGACGTGACGCTGTGGCCGAACCTGTCCGGCGGCGAGGTCATCGACCTGCTCGGCCGGATGCGCGGCGGGCTGAACGCCGCACGACGGGCCGAACTGCTCGACCGCTTCGAGCTCGACCCGCGCAAGAAGGGCCGCGCCTACTCGAAGGGCAACCGGCAGAAGGTCGGCCTCGTCGCCGCGCTGTCGTCCGAGGCCGAACTGCTCATCCTGGACGAACCCACCTCCGGCCTGGACCCCCTGATGGAGGAGGTCTTCCAGGAGTGCGTCCGCGAGGAGCGCGACAAGGGCCGGACCGTCCTGCTCTCCAGCCACATCCTGTCCGAGGTCGAGGCGCTCTGCGACCGGGTGACGATCATCCGGCGGGGCGCCGCCGTCGAGACCGGCACCCTCGCCGGCCTGCGGCACCTGACCCGCACGTCCATCGACGCCGACCTCGCCGCACCGCCCGACGGGCTCTCCCGCCTCCCCGGCGTCCACGACCTGCGCGTCGACGGCGCACGGGTGCGCTGCGAGGTCGACACCGACCGCCTCGACGACGTCCTGAAGCACCTCACGTCCACCGGCGTGCGGAGCCTCACCAGCCGCCCGCCCACCCTCGAGGAGCTCTTCCTCCGCCACTACAAGGAGGCGTCGTGA
- a CDS encoding SHOCT domain-containing protein, with product MTMWTTLATQMHPGGWGGDAPAFWPVFPVMFGLFWLAVLATGFYLVRRRMTKGGTPFGGGTSHGGGDPLSQARSILAERFARGEIDEDEYLMRMSALRTDG from the coding sequence ATGACCATGTGGACGACGCTCGCGACACAGATGCACCCGGGCGGCTGGGGCGGCGACGCCCCCGCGTTCTGGCCCGTGTTCCCCGTCATGTTCGGGCTGTTCTGGCTCGCCGTGCTGGCGACCGGGTTCTACCTCGTCCGCCGCCGCATGACCAAGGGCGGGACGCCGTTCGGCGGCGGGACGTCGCACGGCGGCGGCGACCCGCTGAGCCAGGCGCGGTCGATCCTCGCCGAGCGGTTCGCGCGCGGCGAGATCGACGAGGACGAGTACCTGATGCGCATGTCGGCACTGCGCACCGACGGGTGA
- a CDS encoding S8 family serine peptidase: MSQAGRHRSRRARPALRPRPRSVPRPGSRPVLRPWPRSARTTAALTIVTLAAAATVPVAMAPDGSARTPRPVRGAAAGAPIAAADQIRAREWHLETVRAERAWKWSTGQDVTVAVLDTGVDANHPDLVGSVVNGPDLTGGGRPPGSRYWGLHGTSMASIIAGHGHGRGSSEGIMGVAPQSRVLSIRVTLENDDPLRRDQRQRSGDGDAIAQGIRYAVDHGADIINMSLGGGQQYYNGTPAQASAIRYALDRGVVLIASAGNDGSTANRKNFPAAYPGVIAVGALDRRLRLWEDSNRHSHVSVCAPGVDIVSADNGKGYVVGTGTSASSAIVAGIAALVRARYPKLTPDEVRRALVQGSPARAGHPTGFGGCRGTVDAVRTLIAAHGLNKVSTGPVQTPTPAPAPEPVAEPDDEGTGVLLPIVLGGGGVLLLLGVTLGWRQRGRREDDEPMPEYGLSGPPPEPAPRIPPPAPVASGSPSPGVPGGAVAPVNAPLWQNNQVQPPPGYADPGEPVRFEPPPVPRPVPVPTPQPVPGPRPVDAAPPRRENPPAPRPSAANGHDFAAGANFLDGTARESGARGGAAHEGGVHGAGAYGGPAPSGTAPEGGAGANGAVPPNGTFGGGARAEGARGGAVPNGTGVGGAADGDVRGDVAANGTSGDPSTGGGETGEIPIFDDEAWERFRRSALEGTGVLDAAPRPAVPTPLPSGRPEAVPGPANPGESPQDGPGALPSRSPARPPAPDEPSPSVQPGRGDGTPGEDEEYRPPWW; encoded by the coding sequence GTGTCCCAAGCCGGTCGGCACCGTTCCCGGCGTGCTCGTCCGGCCCTGCGCCCGCGCCCGCGTTCGGTCCCGCGCCCGGGTTCCCGCCCGGTCCTGCGCCCGTGGCCGCGCTCCGCCCGGACGACCGCCGCCCTCACCATCGTGACCCTCGCGGCCGCCGCGACCGTCCCGGTCGCGATGGCGCCCGACGGCTCCGCCCGCACGCCCCGTCCCGTCCGCGGCGCCGCCGCCGGGGCGCCGATCGCCGCCGCCGACCAGATCCGCGCCCGCGAATGGCACCTGGAGACGGTCCGCGCGGAGCGGGCGTGGAAGTGGTCCACCGGGCAGGACGTCACGGTCGCCGTCCTCGACACCGGAGTCGACGCGAACCATCCCGACCTCGTCGGCAGCGTCGTGAACGGGCCCGACCTCACCGGCGGCGGGCGTCCCCCCGGCAGCCGCTACTGGGGCCTGCACGGCACCTCGATGGCCAGCATCATCGCAGGTCACGGACATGGGCGCGGCAGCTCCGAGGGGATCATGGGGGTGGCGCCGCAGAGCCGGGTCCTGTCCATCCGGGTGACGCTCGAGAACGACGACCCGCTGCGGCGCGACCAGCGGCAGCGGTCCGGCGACGGCGACGCGATCGCGCAGGGCATCCGGTACGCCGTCGACCACGGCGCCGACATCATCAACATGTCGCTCGGCGGCGGGCAGCAGTACTACAACGGCACCCCGGCGCAGGCGAGCGCGATCCGGTACGCGCTGGACCGCGGCGTCGTGCTGATCGCGTCCGCCGGCAACGACGGATCCACCGCGAACCGGAAGAACTTCCCCGCCGCCTACCCGGGCGTGATCGCGGTCGGCGCGCTCGACCGGCGGTTGCGCCTGTGGGAGGACAGCAACCGGCACTCGCACGTCTCGGTGTGCGCCCCCGGCGTGGACATCGTCAGCGCCGACAACGGCAAGGGCTACGTCGTCGGGACGGGCACGAGCGCCTCGTCGGCGATCGTCGCGGGCATCGCCGCGCTCGTTCGCGCCCGCTACCCGAAGCTGACACCGGACGAGGTACGGCGCGCGCTCGTCCAGGGATCGCCCGCCCGGGCCGGCCACCCGACCGGGTTCGGCGGCTGCCGGGGGACCGTGGACGCCGTCCGCACCCTCATCGCCGCGCACGGCCTGAACAAGGTCTCGACCGGCCCCGTCCAGACCCCGACGCCCGCCCCCGCCCCCGAACCGGTCGCCGAACCGGACGACGAGGGCACGGGGGTGCTGCTGCCGATCGTCCTCGGCGGCGGCGGAGTGCTGCTCCTGCTCGGGGTGACGCTCGGCTGGCGGCAGCGCGGGCGGCGCGAGGACGACGAGCCGATGCCCGAGTACGGCCTGTCCGGGCCGCCGCCCGAACCGGCGCCGCGCATCCCGCCGCCCGCCCCTGTCGCGTCCGGGTCCCCGTCGCCGGGCGTTCCGGGTGGGGCGGTGGCGCCGGTCAACGCGCCGCTGTGGCAGAACAACCAGGTGCAGCCGCCGCCCGGCTACGCCGACCCCGGTGAGCCGGTGCGCTTCGAGCCGCCCCCGGTGCCGAGGCCGGTTCCGGTCCCGACACCGCAGCCGGTCCCGGGGCCGCGGCCGGTGGACGCCGCACCGCCGCGCCGCGAGAACCCGCCCGCGCCGCGTCCCTCAGCGGCGAACGGCCACGACTTCGCGGCCGGAGCGAACTTCCTGGACGGCACCGCGCGCGAGAGCGGCGCGCGTGGCGGTGCCGCACATGAGGGCGGCGTGCACGGCGCCGGCGCGTACGGGGGCCCCGCGCCCAGCGGCACCGCGCCCGAGGGCGGTGCCGGGGCCAACGGTGCCGTGCCCCCCAACGGGACGTTCGGCGGTGGCGCGCGCGCGGAGGGTGCGCGTGGCGGTGCCGTGCCCAACGGGACGGGCGTCGGGGGCGCGGCCGATGGGGACGTGCGCGGCGATGTCGCGGCCAATGGGACGTCCGGCGATCCGTCCACGGGCGGCGGCGAGACGGGCGAGATCCCGATCTTCGACGACGAGGCGTGGGAACGCTTCCGGCGGAGCGCCCTCGAGGGCACGGGCGTCCTCGACGCCGCGCCGCGACCGGCCGTCCCGACGCCGCTGCCGTCCGGCCGTCCGGAAGCCGTGCCCGGGCCCGCGAACCCGGGCGAATCCCCGCAGGACGGCCCGGGCGCGTTGCCCTCGCGGTCCCCGGCGAGGCCCCCCGCGCCGGACGAGCCGTCGCCGAGCGTCCAGCCGGGGCGGGGCGACGGGACGCCGGGCGAGGACGAGGAGTACCGGCCGCCCTGGTGGTGA
- a CDS encoding DUF485 domain-containing protein, with protein MAGDERFRRLNRRFRRTVAVTAGGFLGWYFLYVALSAFARGFMARPVAGHVNVAMLLGVLQFASTFVLAAAFVAYARRRLDPLAAELRAEAEERPAPGPPAPPARAPSVAPATAAPFAPRASDGRWDVRMGEAR; from the coding sequence GTGGCCGGGGACGAGCGGTTCCGGCGGCTGAACCGGAGGTTCCGCCGGACGGTGGCCGTCACCGCGGGCGGCTTCCTGGGGTGGTACTTCCTCTATGTCGCCCTGTCGGCGTTCGCGCGGGGGTTCATGGCGCGGCCGGTCGCCGGGCACGTCAACGTCGCGATGCTGCTCGGCGTCCTGCAGTTCGCCTCGACGTTCGTGCTGGCCGCGGCGTTCGTCGCCTACGCCCGGCGGCGCCTCGACCCGCTCGCGGCCGAACTGCGCGCCGAGGCCGAGGAGCGCCCGGCGCCCGGACCGCCCGCGCCGCCCGCCCGGGCGCCGTCCGTGGCGCCCGCGACCGCCGCGCCGTTCGCGCCGCGCGCGTCCGACGGGCGCTGGGACGTCCGGATGGGAGAGGCGCGGTGA